A single window of Leptolyngbya ohadii IS1 DNA harbors:
- a CDS encoding aldo/keto reductase: MPTRPLGDSDLHITPIGYGAWAIGGGNWEFGWGHQEDQDSIAAIHRALDLGVNWIDTAAVYGLGHSEEVVGKVLKERSERPYVFTKCSMVWNEAREISHVLKADSLRRELESSLRRLQVETIDLYQIHWPNPDEDIEEGWSTLAKFKEEGKVRYIGVSNFSVQQIRRAQEIAPITSLQPPYSLVKPGVQQEILPYCQQNDIGVIVYSPMQSGLLTGKMTAERIAKLPQDDWRKGSSEFQEPRLSRNLKLVELLRQIGEGNGRSPGEVAIAWTLRNPAVTGAIVGGRNAKQVAGIIGAAQFRLNEDELRQIDTFLKENP, translated from the coding sequence ATGCCAACGAGACCGCTGGGCGATTCAGATCTCCACATTACGCCGATCGGCTATGGGGCTTGGGCAATTGGGGGCGGAAATTGGGAGTTTGGCTGGGGGCATCAGGAAGACCAGGACTCGATCGCAGCCATTCATCGGGCGCTAGATTTGGGAGTGAACTGGATTGATACGGCGGCGGTGTATGGGTTGGGGCATTCTGAGGAAGTGGTGGGAAAGGTTCTGAAGGAGCGGTCGGAGCGTCCCTATGTGTTTACGAAATGTTCGATGGTCTGGAATGAGGCGCGAGAAATTAGCCATGTGCTAAAAGCAGATTCGCTGCGGCGGGAATTGGAAAGCAGTTTGCGTCGGCTTCAGGTGGAGACGATCGATCTGTACCAGATTCACTGGCCCAACCCGGATGAGGATATTGAGGAGGGCTGGAGTACGCTGGCGAAGTTTAAGGAAGAAGGGAAGGTGCGCTACATTGGCGTGTCTAACTTCAGTGTGCAGCAGATACGACGTGCCCAGGAGATTGCCCCAATTACTTCGCTTCAGCCGCCCTACTCGCTGGTGAAGCCCGGTGTGCAGCAGGAGATTTTACCCTACTGTCAGCAGAATGATATTGGCGTGATTGTTTATTCGCCGATGCAGTCGGGTCTGTTGACTGGAAAGATGACGGCGGAGCGGATTGCCAAGCTTCCACAGGATGACTGGCGCAAGGGAAGCTCGGAATTTCAGGAGCCGCGTTTGTCTCGAAATTTGAAGCTAGTGGAGCTGCTACGACAAATTGGTGAGGGAAATGGGCGATCGCCGGGAGAAGTAGCCATTGCCTGGACGCTGAGAAATCCTGCGGTAACGGGTGCGATCGTGGGAGGACGGAACGCGAAGCAGGTGGCGGGCATTATTGGGGCAGCGCAGTTTCGACTGAATGAGGATGAGCTACGCCAGATTGATACATTTCTGAAAGAGAATCCGTAG